The sequence below is a genomic window from Bosea sp. F3-2.
TTCCGACGGCCGCGCTGCCATCCGCTCCCGTTTCCGCCTGGAGCTTCAGGCGCTTCGTCACGTCGATGCCGACCGAGACACCGCTGTCCTCGGGCTTCGTCCCGACCTTCACGCCGACGGAGACGTTGTCGCTGATATAGCGCGAGGCGCCGACGGTCGGACCGCCAGCCCCCATCTGGATATCGAGATTGTCGACGCCGAGCGATTTGCGCAGCCGCTCGAAGGTGTCATCCCCGCCGCCGCCGGCGAACTGTGCTGCAGCCTGGGCGAGCTGAAGCGCCTGGAAAGGCGAAAGCGAGCCGGAAGCGCGAGCAAAGAGCAGCCGCGACAACACCTCATCCTGCGGCAGCTCGGGCTGGGAGGTGAAAGCGAAGCTCGGCTGGTCTGCCGGGCCGCTGACGATGATCTTGGCCGTCACATCGCCCGCACTGGTCTCGGCGACGAAGTCCAGTTCGGGAATCAACCCTCCGGCGAAGGTGAGTCTGCCGCGGCTGAAGTTGAGGCGTTGCGTGAGCACGTTGAGGCGACCGCGGCGCAATTCAAAGCCGCCGTCGAGGGCCGGCGCGGAAGAGGTGCCGCCGACGCGGATCTCGCCGCCGAGCTCGGCATCGATGCCGCGCCCGCGGATGAAGACGCGGTTGGGCGCCGACACCGTCAGTGCCAGCGCTGCGTCGAAGGCGGGAGCGGCCCGGCCGCGACCGCGTGCCTGCCTGGCCTTGCGCTCGGCGGCCAGCCTGGCGGCAGCGGTGCCGCGGGCATTGACGTGCTTGATGCCGTCCACCGGTCGCAGCGAGGCCGGCAGGCGATCCGGCACGGACACTTCGAGCGAGACGATATCGATGCGCCCGCCGATACGGGGGCGCTGCGCCAGCGGCCCGCTGATATCGAGATCCATTCCGGCGACGGCGGTGACAAGTCCGCTGGAGACGAGTTGGGCGCGATCGCCGCGGATGCGGATGTTGCCGGGGAAGCCCGCAGCCGGGTCCACCTTGACCTGACCGCTGGCCGAAATCGTGCCGCCATTCGGCGCACGCGCCGAAGCACGCTCGATCGTCAGATTGTCGCCATTCGCCGCGACGCGCGCCTCGATGGCATTGAGCCGGATGCCCTGCAGCGCATCCGTAAAGCTACCGTTCGACAAGGTGGCGTTGCCGCTGAGGCGCGGTGCGGACGCCGTGCCGCCGGCGCGCATGTCGATGGCGACGCTGCCGGTCACGCGCTGGCCGTTCACAGCGAGAACCGGATTGGCAAGGACGGCGTCGACACGGCCTTGCGCTGAAAGATCGAGCGGTCCGGTCGCGTTGAGAGGCGCCGTCCCGCGCAGCGTCAGGCTGGCACCCCGGCCGGCATTCACCGTGGCGGAAACGCTGGTCGCATCGCCCTTGAAGGCCCCCTCTCCCGTGATCTCGACCGGCGGCAGGCCGGCCTGACGCGTCTCGGGCGTCACCAGCTGGGCAACCCTCAGCTTCCAGGGGCCGGCGAGATCGCCCGGCTTGCCTTTGACTTGCGCCTCGGCGTTCAGGGTGCCGGAGAGATTCAGATTGGGCGATGCGATGCGGGCGGCCGCGAGAGGCACATCGCGGGCAGTGAAGCGCAGATCGAGCGTCTCGCCGGCCCGGCCGTCGAGCGTCACCCTGCCCTTGTCGATCATCAGAGCGAGACCGGCAATCTCGACCCCGGAGGTCGGGAAGCTCAGTGAGGCCGGATTGGCGAGCGTAATCGCCCGGCCGTCGCGGCGGGCATCGAAGGACGCGATCTCCAGCTTCAGCGGCTCGCCGGGCACGAGCCGGCCGGCGCCCTTCAGGGCAAAGCCGCGTGCATTGGCGCTCAGCGCAAAGGCGCTGGCGTCGGGCGCGCCTTTCGAGTCGAAACGGATGGCGCTGATCGTCTCGCCGGCCGCGACCGCGCGGTCGATGGCCACGGCCGCGTCGAGCATCGGCCGGCCATAGATGTCACGGGCGCCGAGCCTGGCATCGAGCTTGTCGATGGAAATGGACGGCCCGACGAGGCGCGCGCCTTGCGCCGTCAGGTCGACATCCTGTCGCCCATCCGGCGTCGCGAGGATGATGTCCGCATCGAGCTGGCCGCCCAGCTTGGTCAGCGCCAGCGCCGAAAGGTCATCGAGATTGCGCGCAGCCAGCGTCAGCCGACCGGCGGCGCGGCTCGCCGGATCGAGCGTGAGACCACCATTCAGCCGCACCGAGCCGATCGAAAGGTCGAGGCTCGAGAGGTTCCAGCTGTCGTCGGGCTGACGCGCGAGCTGGATCCGGCCGGTCGCCGGCTTGGCATCGACTTCGCCGTTCAGCGCGACGCTGGCGTTCAGCGCTCCCTGCAGATCCTTCGCGACGGCATCGATCGTCAGGCGCTGGATCGGCCGGGCGAGCGCGGTCGCGTTCGCGACGGCAATCCGCGCCGTGGCATCGAGCCTGTTCTGCGGGCCGGTGATCTCGGCGGTGATGTCGCCGCGGCCGGAGAGGCGCGGATCGGCGCGCTTGAGATCGGGCAGCGCAAGCGCGAGCTTCAGGCTGGACTGCTGCCGACCGAGCGAACCGTCGGCGGTGAAGGCGGCATGCTGCCCGGCCACACGCAGGCCGTTCACGGTGTAGTCGCCAGCAAGCGCATTGACCCGCCCGGAAAGGGTGAGATTACCCGCCAGCAACCGGTCCACGACGGCGGTGCCGGTGGCGAGGCGCTCGGCTTTGCCGTCGAGCGTCGCGGTGTAGTTGTTGAGGCGCGGTGTCGCATCGAGATCGGCCGTGACCTCCGCCCTGCCCCCGAGCGGACGCTCGGCAAGTCCGCTGAGGCGCGAAAGATCCGGCAGGACAGCCTTGAGTTTGCCGAGCATGCGCGCCTGGCCGAGCTTGCCCTTATAGTCGAGCTCGACGCCGGAAAGGGCGAGCTTCAACGTCTCGAAATCGGCGGTGCCGTCGTCCTGCGCAATGCCACGCAACGTGAAAGTGACTCTGTCGCCCACAGCCCGCGCTAACGCCTTGTCGGTCAAGACGATCCCGCTGGCTTCGCCGTCGGAGGTCAGCGCGATACGGGTGCCCGGCTCGCCGATGATGCCGGTCGGCGTCGCGTTGAAGGTCAGCCCGACCTTGCCGAACTGGCCGACCGGCATTTTGGCGTCCTGCGCGTCCAGCGTGGCGACCACGGTCGGGCCAGCGGCAGGCCCACGGATCGTCGCGTCGAAAGCCAGCTTGCCGATCTCGGTGCCCGAGGCGATCGTGCGGCCATTGGCATTCGGACGGGAGGAGGCGCTGACGCGCAGGTCGAGCGTCTTGTCGGCGTTATAGCGGCCGAGCACGTCGAGGCGCGCCAACGCGGACACCAGGGCAAGATTGCGAATGTCGACGCCACCGTCGTCGCGGAAGCCGACCGCGCCGTCGAGGCGGGTCGAACCTGCGAAGACCGGAGCGACCGGCGCCGGCACCAACCCTTCGATGCGCGCATCGAGCGCGAGCGCCAGCTGACGCTCGACTCCCGCCCGGTTGAGTGTCGCCGAGCCCTCCGCGCCGATCGTCGGCCCGGCGGTGAAGGTCAGGTTGGAGCGGAAGGAATCGAGCGGGCCGTCCCCGTTGAGATCGAGCTTGACCGGCGGTTCGCCGGGCAGCCCGGCCGCCTTCGAGATCAGGCCGCCCGCCGGCTCGTCGAGCTTGGCCGCCAGCCGCAGGCGCGTGCTTTCCGGCACGAAAGACAGGGTCACGTCGAAGGTGCCGCCCATGTCGAGCCGCTTCGCTTCGAGCTTGAGGTCGAGGCCCTCATTCGGTGGGCCGAGCCGCGCCGCGCCGGTAGCGCTGAGTCGCGCCGCCACGCCGACCACCGGCTCGCCGAGAACGAGTTCGTTGAGCTGGAAGGCGCGCAGGATCACCTTCAGCGGCAGCTCCGGCAGGATCGGCTCATTGCTCGGCGGCGCGGTTCCGGCCGGCTGCGGCGCGGGCTTGCGCAACACTTCCAGCTTGCCGATTTCGAGACGATCGACATCGAGACGGCGCAGCAGCAGCGCGCTGCGGGTCCAGATCAGGCGGACACGATCGAGGCGCAGCCAGACGCCGTCGCGATCGGAGAGAACGATGTCGCGAATCTCGACATCGGAGGAAAGCGCGCCATTAACCGCGCCGATCGAGACCTGGCTGGTGTCGCTGGAAAGCGCCTTCGAGATCAGGTCGGCGACGATGCCGCGGTCGGTCTGGGCGTTCTGTGCGAAACCACCGAAATGGGCCGACGCCAGAAATCCCGCCGTCAGCAGCAGGGCGAAAAGTACCAGAGCCATTCCACGCTTTTTCGAAGCGCGGAATGGCTCTACGTTTTTGTTTGGTCGCGTTTTCTTCACGCGAATCGGTGCCCACTTCGCTCGAAAACGCTTCAGGCGCGGCATGGTGAGAAGGCGGCGCATCAGAAGGCCTGTCCGATGCTGACATAGAGCGCGACCGGCTTGTCGCCCTTGCGCGGGTTGAGCGGCGCGGCGACATCGACGCGGATCGGCCCGATGCCGGTGTAGTAGCGCAGGCCCAAACCCGCGGCCATCTGCAGCTGCTGCTTGCCGTCCGGGAAGCTCGACTCGAAGGCCGTTCCGGCATCGAAGAAGGGCACGATGCCGATCGTATCGGTAATCTTGATGCGCGCCTCGGCCGAGAGCTCCAGCAGGCTGCGCCCGCCGACGACCTGATTGAACGGCCCCAGCGGCGCAATGCTGCGATAGGCATAGCCGCGCACGGAACCGCCGCCGCCGGCGAAAAAGAGCCGCGTGGGCGGGATCTCGTTGAGGCTCGCGCCCAAGAGCGAGCCGAAGCCGATGCGGCCGGCGAGCACATAGCGCGCATCCTCATCGAGGGCGTAATAGGCGGAGATCGCTGCCTTGGTCTGGTAGATGCCGACGGTCGAGCCGAGGAAGGTCGGATAGGCGGCAAAAGAGGCCGCGGCCCGAATGCCGCGCGTCGGATCGAGCAGGCTGTCGGTCGAATCGTATTTCACCGAGAGCGGGATGCCGACCAGCGTGTATGTGATCTGTCCGAGCACGTCGCTGGTCTGGCCACGTTCCACTTCGAGACCGGCCTGGACTGAGAAGGTGTCGCTGAAGCGACGCATGATCGCGGTGGTGACGTTGGCGTAGCGGGCCGTGTAGCCGCCATAGCGGTTGGTGCCGACACGCTCGCGCGTCGCGACGCCATCGACCAGCCAGTCATAGCGGCTGCCGCCCAATGCCGGCTTCATGAAACTGAAGCCGAAGCGCCCGCCGATATCGGATTCCTCGAAATCTCCGAAACTCTTGATCTTGGTGCCGTCAATGCGCGGCGTAAGGAAGATGCTGCCTTCGAGCCGCAGCCGCTCGGCGCCGCCGAACAGGTTGCGATGCTCCCAATAGGTCTTCACCGCCGGGCCATCGATGGTCGAATAGCGGGCGGAGAAACCGAGCAGGCGCTTCGGCCGCTCGGTGACGTCGACGAAGATCGGCAGGTTACCGGCGCGGTCGAGCTTGTCGCCCTCGCGGATGCGGACGGAGCCGACAGCGGGAATCTTCGCGATCGAGCGACGCGTGTCGGCCAGCGCCTTGGGCGAATAGGGATCCCCAGGCTCGAGATAAATGAAGGAGCGCACGACAGCGGGCGGAATCTCGTCGGTCTGGCCGATCGTGATGTCGCCGAAGCCCGCCAGCGGGCCGGGATCGAGGACATAGGTGACATCCATGATGCCGGCGGCATGGTCGACGACCGGCCTGAGTTCGACAATTTTGGCGAGCGGGCGCGACTGGGCACGCATATAGTCGACCAAAGCCGCCTGCGCGCCGCGCAGCGCAGCCGAGGTCGCGGGCTCGCCCTCCTTCAGCTTCGAGACCTTGAGCGGGTTTGCGATCGCGGGCGGGCCGGGCTCGTCGCGCTCGACCACCTCGATCTTCCGCAGGCCGAAAACCTTGCCGGGCCGGACCCTGATGGTGATCGGCACCGCATCGCGATTGCGATGCGCCTCCAGCGCCCGGATCAAGGTCGCATTCGGCTCCAGCCCAAGCGTCAGCGAAACGCCGTCGACGACCATGGAGACGTCGGCGTTGAAATAGCCCTGCGACCAGAGCGCATCGACGAGCGGGTTGAAATCGGCGGCCATCCGCCGCGCCAGCGTCTCACCGTCCGGCGGCGCATCCTGGCGCAGCCGATAAAGCAGCGAAGCGTCCTGCAGGGTACGGGTCAGCGTCTTGGCATCTTCGGCATCGCCGAGATCGAAGTCGAGCTTGTAGGGCAGACTCGACGCGTTCGCCGCCGGCGGCTCGTCCTTCTTGGTGAAGAGGCCGAACACATCCAGCGACGAAAGATCGAAAGCCCGGGCGGATTCAGCCTGCAGGCCCAGCAGTGTGGCAAACGCACAGCCGCCGCTCAACGCGACAGCATGCCCTGCCCTACGCCACAACCGCATCCGCCCTCCAAAGCCACCCCCGCCACACAATCGAAACCGCGTCCGATACCCGCGCCATCATAAGGCGGGAGCGAGCATGCGCAATGCTCAAGGACCTGTAATCCCTCGGCCTGCGCGCCGGTTCCGGAAAACCCTGTCGTGAAAAGCCTAAGCATTGGTTTTCAAGGCTCTGAAGGTTAATAACTGAATCTCTCTGCCGTTGCCGGTTGCGCTATCGGGCTGAACACCGTTGATCCCTCGTCAGAACGAACTGCGATAGACGCTCAGCATGCCCGGCACCATCCTGCTGCTCACGCAAGCCCTGATCTATTTCGGCGTCATGGCCGCGCTCTTCCGGCTGCGCCACCTGATGGGGCTCGGCGCCTTCCTCTGCGCGCTCGGCGTGATGCACTTCCTGGAGACCTATCTCGCCGCGGTCTTCTTCATCGAGCTGCCCTTCGGCCTGCTCTCGCCGGGCTCGACCGTACTGTTCTCCGGCAAGCTCGCCATCATCCTGCTGTTCTACATCCGGGAAGACGCCGAGACGGTGCGGCAGCCGATCTACGGGCTATTGATCGGCAATTTCCTGATGGTCGCGCTGGTGGCGACGCTCAGGCTCTACGGCCCGCCGGTCACGCTGCCCGGCTACAATCCGGACCTCGTCCTGATCGATCAGATGGGCGCGCTGATGGTCTGGGGCACGACGCTGCTCTTCATCGATTCCATCGCGCTGATCCTGTTCTACGAGCGGCTGCGCCTGCTGTTGCCGCGATCGCTCGTCCTGCGCTCCTGCCTGAGCCTGGCGATCATCCTGACCTTCGATCAGGCCGGCTTCTTCATCGGCCTGCATATGGTGACCGGTACGCCGCTCAGCGCGCTCTTCGGCGGCTGGGTGGCGAAAATGGGCGCCGCCGCGACCTATGCCGTACTGATGGGTCTCTATCTCAATTTGTTCGAACGCCAGACGCCGGAACTTGCGCCGCAGCCGCTTTCGGACATCTTCCAAAAGCTGACCTACCGGCACAAATACGAGGAACTGCTCGGCAAGAGCGGCCGCGACGCCCTCACCGGCGCCCTGACCCGAGAACGCTTCGAGACGCTCGGCCAGACCATTCTGGCGCGAGGCCTCGCGACGCAACGGGCCGTCAGCCTCGCGATCCTCGATGTCGATCACTTCAAGAGCATCAACGACCGCTACGGTCATGTCGTCGGCGACGAGGTGCTGCGGCGCGTCGTGGAATGCCTGCGCGCGGAAATCCGCGGCGACGATCTCGTCTTCCGCTATGGCGGCGAGGAATTCGTCGTGCTTTGCGAGAACATGTCGCATCCCGCGGCACTGGTTTCCGCAGAGCGGATGCGGGTCGCCGTCCACCACACCCTGGCGCAGGAATTCGCCGCGGCGCCGACGGTCAGCATCGGCGTCGCTACCTTCCCCGACGATGCGAAGGACATTCGCGGCCTCGTCGCCCATGCCGATGCGCATCTCTACGAAGCCAAGCGGCAGGGACGCGACCGCGTCGTCGGCAACGAGACAGCGCCACAGGAACTGGGCGCCTAGCGCCTGCGGAAGAGAAGGCGGCGGCAGCGCATACGCCCGCCGCCCTGGTTTCCTATCGAAGCGTCAGAGAAACCGTCGCCAGCGGCGAGAGCTTCGTCACGACCTCGCCCCTGCCGGGCGAGAGCACGCCGCCGCAGAGGCTGCCGGTGGTGATGA
It includes:
- a CDS encoding autotransporter assembly complex family protein, encoding MRLWRRAGHAVALSGGCAFATLLGLQAESARAFDLSSLDVFGLFTKKDEPPAANASSLPYKLDFDLGDAEDAKTLTRTLQDASLLYRLRQDAPPDGETLARRMAADFNPLVDALWSQGYFNADVSMVVDGVSLTLGLEPNATLIRALEAHRNRDAVPITIRVRPGKVFGLRKIEVVERDEPGPPAIANPLKVSKLKEGEPATSAALRGAQAALVDYMRAQSRPLAKIVELRPVVDHAAGIMDVTYVLDPGPLAGFGDITIGQTDEIPPAVVRSFIYLEPGDPYSPKALADTRRSIAKIPAVGSVRIREGDKLDRAGNLPIFVDVTERPKRLLGFSARYSTIDGPAVKTYWEHRNLFGGAERLRLEGSIFLTPRIDGTKIKSFGDFEESDIGGRFGFSFMKPALGGSRYDWLVDGVATRERVGTNRYGGYTARYANVTTAIMRRFSDTFSVQAGLEVERGQTSDVLGQITYTLVGIPLSVKYDSTDSLLDPTRGIRAAASFAAYPTFLGSTVGIYQTKAAISAYYALDEDARYVLAGRIGFGSLLGASLNEIPPTRLFFAGGGGSVRGYAYRSIAPLGPFNQVVGGRSLLELSAEARIKITDTIGIVPFFDAGTAFESSFPDGKQQLQMAAGLGLRYYTGIGPIRVDVAAPLNPRKGDKPVALYVSIGQAF
- a CDS encoding GGDEF domain-containing protein, which produces MPGTILLLTQALIYFGVMAALFRLRHLMGLGAFLCALGVMHFLETYLAAVFFIELPFGLLSPGSTVLFSGKLAIILLFYIREDAETVRQPIYGLLIGNFLMVALVATLRLYGPPVTLPGYNPDLVLIDQMGALMVWGTTLLFIDSIALILFYERLRLLLPRSLVLRSCLSLAIILTFDQAGFFIGLHMVTGTPLSALFGGWVAKMGAAATYAVLMGLYLNLFERQTPELAPQPLSDIFQKLTYRHKYEELLGKSGRDALTGALTRERFETLGQTILARGLATQRAVSLAILDVDHFKSINDRYGHVVGDEVLRRVVECLRAEIRGDDLVFRYGGEEFVVLCENMSHPAALVSAERMRVAVHHTLAQEFAAAPTVSIGVATFPDDAKDIRGLVAHADAHLYEAKRQGRDRVVGNETAPQELGA
- a CDS encoding translocation/assembly module TamB domain-containing protein is translated as MALVLFALLLTAGFLASAHFGGFAQNAQTDRGIVADLISKALSSDTSQVSIGAVNGALSSDVEIRDIVLSDRDGVWLRLDRVRLIWTRSALLLRRLDVDRLEIGKLEVLRKPAPQPAGTAPPSNEPILPELPLKVILRAFQLNELVLGEPVVGVAARLSATGAARLGPPNEGLDLKLEAKRLDMGGTFDVTLSFVPESTRLRLAAKLDEPAGGLISKAAGLPGEPPVKLDLNGDGPLDSFRSNLTFTAGPTIGAEGSATLNRAGVERQLALALDARIEGLVPAPVAPVFAGSTRLDGAVGFRDDGGVDIRNLALVSALARLDVLGRYNADKTLDLRVSASSRPNANGRTIASGTEIGKLAFDATIRGPAAGPTVVATLDAQDAKMPVGQFGKVGLTFNATPTGIIGEPGTRIALTSDGEASGIVLTDKALARAVGDRVTFTLRGIAQDDGTADFETLKLALSGVELDYKGKLGQARMLGKLKAVLPDLSRLSGLAERPLGGRAEVTADLDATPRLNNYTATLDGKAERLATGTAVVDRLLAGNLTLSGRVNALAGDYTVNGLRVAGQHAAFTADGSLGRQQSSLKLALALPDLKRADPRLSGRGDITAEITGPQNRLDATARIAVANATALARPIQRLTIDAVAKDLQGALNASVALNGEVDAKPATGRIQLARQPDDSWNLSSLDLSIGSVRLNGGLTLDPASRAAGRLTLAARNLDDLSALALTKLGGQLDADIILATPDGRQDVDLTAQGARLVGPSISIDKLDARLGARDIYGRPMLDAAVAIDRAVAAGETISAIRFDSKGAPDASAFALSANARGFALKGAGRLVPGEPLKLEIASFDARRDGRAITLANPASLSFPTSGVEIAGLALMIDKGRVTLDGRAGETLDLRFTARDVPLAAARIASPNLNLSGTLNAEAQVKGKPGDLAGPWKLRVAQLVTPETRQAGLPPVEITGEGAFKGDATSVSATVNAGRGASLTLRGTAPLNATGPLDLSAQGRVDAVLANPVLAVNGQRVTGSVAIDMRAGGTASAPRLSGNATLSNGSFTDALQGIRLNAIEARVAANGDNLTIERASARAPNGGTISASGQVKVDPAAGFPGNIRIRGDRAQLVSSGLVTAVAGMDLDISGPLAQRPRIGGRIDIVSLEVSVPDRLPASLRPVDGIKHVNARGTAAARLAAERKARQARGRGRAAPAFDAALALTVSAPNRVFIRGRGIDAELGGEIRVGGTSSAPALDGGFELRRGRLNVLTQRLNFSRGRLTFAGGLIPELDFVAETSAGDVTAKIIVSGPADQPSFAFTSQPELPQDEVLSRLLFARASGSLSPFQALQLAQAAAQFAGGGGDDTFERLRKSLGVDNLDIQMGAGGPTVGASRYISDNVSVGVKVGTKPEDSGVSVGIDVTKRLKLQAETGADGSAAVGIGAEWEY